Proteins encoded by one window of Streptacidiphilus sp. PB12-B1b:
- a CDS encoding helix-turn-helix transcriptional regulator, with protein sequence MTAEDVAFGARVAAYRRERDKSQAELAAEIGRTASWLSQVERGIQPVNRLPVLRMLADALGVSRATLRPDLPELDAPSSAIADEVKPNDLDQARLLLSGHPVPEVLLSDQTGSNRASLPELRAAVDRIWDLTHADKFAELSASLGPLIPRLERAARTAPAKDRPELWQLLGRTYQALAAAFVRQDEPDAAWVAADRSISAAERSGQPLQVFAGIYRLSQAFVRLKRLDQAEHAATTAVNALHQYTEVDGEPEALSVLGALHLQLATVHAKAGDRAKARDEIGLARAVARRIGEDRNDFNLEFGPTNVEIQAVASAVELGDAGEAIDISQGIDASGLSVERRARLLMDLGRAYAQRRQPGEALEYLLQAEELAPEMVSTHIAARETIRELMLVAGRSASPELRGLAERADAKP encoded by the coding sequence GTGACCGCTGAGGACGTCGCGTTCGGGGCCAGAGTTGCCGCGTACCGCAGGGAGCGAGACAAGAGCCAAGCCGAGCTTGCGGCAGAAATCGGCCGTACTGCGAGTTGGCTCTCACAGGTGGAGCGGGGCATCCAGCCCGTCAACCGCCTTCCTGTGCTCCGCATGCTGGCCGATGCCTTGGGGGTCTCGCGCGCGACGCTGCGGCCCGACCTCCCCGAGCTGGACGCGCCGTCCTCCGCGATCGCGGACGAAGTAAAGCCAAACGACCTCGACCAGGCCCGGCTGCTCCTGTCCGGCCATCCCGTGCCTGAGGTTCTGCTCTCAGACCAGACGGGCAGCAACCGGGCCAGCCTTCCCGAGCTGCGAGCAGCAGTTGATCGCATCTGGGATCTGACACACGCCGACAAATTCGCGGAACTGAGCGCCAGTCTCGGACCCCTGATCCCGCGGCTCGAGCGGGCAGCCCGCACCGCACCGGCCAAAGACCGCCCTGAACTGTGGCAACTTCTGGGACGCACCTACCAGGCCCTTGCCGCGGCGTTCGTCCGCCAGGACGAGCCAGATGCCGCATGGGTGGCGGCTGACCGCTCGATCAGTGCAGCCGAACGGTCCGGCCAACCGCTTCAGGTCTTCGCTGGCATCTATCGACTCTCGCAGGCATTCGTCCGCCTCAAGCGTCTCGACCAGGCTGAGCATGCCGCCACCACGGCGGTGAATGCCTTGCATCAGTACACCGAGGTGGATGGCGAACCTGAGGCACTTTCCGTTCTTGGCGCTCTCCATCTTCAGCTCGCCACCGTGCACGCGAAGGCGGGTGACCGTGCCAAGGCGCGGGATGAGATCGGGCTAGCCCGGGCCGTTGCCCGGCGAATCGGCGAAGATCGCAACGACTTCAATCTCGAATTTGGCCCTACGAACGTTGAGATCCAAGCCGTTGCCAGCGCTGTCGAGCTGGGCGATGCCGGTGAGGCCATCGACATCAGCCAGGGCATCGACGCGTCTGGCCTCTCGGTAGAGCGGCGGGCACGCTTGCTGATGGATCTAGGCCGGGCCTATGCCCAGCGACGCCAGCCAGGCGAAGCTCTGGAGTACTTGCTCCAGGCTGAGGAGCTTGCTCCAGAGATGGTCAG